In the Drosophila teissieri strain GT53w chromosome 3R, Prin_Dtei_1.1, whole genome shotgun sequence genome, GTGGGTTTTCACTGGGGAGAGACTGCTGCGCTGAGTTCCGTCCGCTGCGGCACCAAATTTGCAACTGGTTCGCCAAACAAAAACGCCACAAAAAGCTCTGCGGCGAAAGCTGTCTGCCGATCACAATCCAATCTCCCCGAGCTGCGGCTCCGCTCCTCTTCGCTTCCAGTTCGAGTCGTGCTCACGTAGATGAGGAGTACATTTGGCTAATCGATGTGTTCCAGGTTTGGATTTTCGGTCAATATTGAGTATttctacattttattttgatgtttCAAAATTTACTAGCTGACTGTGTTGGGCAACACACGGCTGGTTCGATAACAACGGCTATCGGTATACATCGATAGGCTGATTAGTTTGGCGCCACATTTGAAAGCTGATAAGTGCAATTCGTAAAAGAGCAAGACCCATTTGTCTTGTTTTTAAAGTACATATCGGTAGAGCATATACTTGGCATTTATTCACTAGGATTATTCGTTTGATTAATCAAAAATTCCTAATACATAAAAGCGCTTTGGACTAAcgattaaaaaataacaaattacaTTAGTTCCGCGTTAATATCATAAAAAGACCTTATGTGATGTATACAACGCAATTCCTCTATGTACAGGCTTAAAACGTAGGCTCGTAGATATATCAAAAGTTTGATTTATGATGTATTATAGCGCATGTGCATGTGGTACATTGCTATGACTAGTTTATGCGATTAGCTGCCTCTAGACTCTTTACTATAGACTCAAGTTAACTGGCCGCTTGCTAAACGGCTTCGGCACAATCTGGGGATACGAGTTAGTATATTCATGTATATGGTCTATCGCTAGTATTCGTAGGTTTAGATTCTAGTTTCAGTTTGAAGGATTGCCACCCCGTCGCTCGGCACTCTGTCGATCCGCGGATCTGGACGGCGCCTCAACACCACCAGTGATGATCGACGAACTGAAGGGCGAACGGAACAAGGTAGCAGATTACAACACGGCGATGCCATTTGAATGTGTGACTAGAGGGTTACTTATAGTATGAGTTGTGCAGCGCCCGAGGCGAGGGTCTTTGGGCTTCTGTCTTCTGACTTCTGGCTTTGATTATTTTCGGTTAGTTAGCTGATGCAGAGTACTTGCTGAATGTTCGTTTACAGTGACTAAGGCTACTGCTTAATAATCCTACTTAGATAACGCTATGAGCTAGGCTTCCTCGCTACTGACTGATTGGTTTCCATGCCGTGGGCTCCCCGGTTTTCCTGGCTTTCCTGGCCTTCCTGGCTCCCTGACTCTCTGGCCTTACCTCGTGGCCAGCGTCATGTTCAGGCACAGCTCGTGATCCCGCAGATCGCCCCAGCCGCCGTTGCCCTTGCGCAGCTTGGACTTCTTCATCAGACTGGGCACCGTGAGGGTGAGGGAGCGCGGGAAGAGCTGGTGCGAGTTGCGGGCTATCCGCAGCACGTGCTGCACCTTCGAGATCACCTGGTTGGACTCGCAGTTCTTGTTCTTGTGATGAACGCCACTGGAAGAGAGAAGCACACGAATTACTATAAAGCTCCTTCGGAGGCCAGGAGTCCTACTTACCATTCTCCGATGTGGAAGACCCGCGGACCCTTGACAATCATGGCGTGCAGCTTGCGCCGCAGACACTGCTGCGAAACGTGCTGCAAGGACCAGTCCCAGTTGTAGTCATCGTAGGTGCAGAAGTGGCGGGCGCACTTCCGGATGTTCGACCAGGTGGTGCGATTGAAGGCGAAGCCCATGTTGTGCTTGCTGCTGACCCAGGGCATGACCTCCACCTGCCGAAGAGAAGAACCAGGTCAACCAAGCACAATGCagaacaatggcaacaaagcAACAATATACATAGAAAACGAATTAGCGAAGGGTAAGGTGGAGGAGTGGAGGCATGCAAATTTCAATCGACGCGGTTCGAATTCCGGTCTCCACTGGCACTTCCTTCGTCCCGGACTAACCACTAGGTGGATTCAGAGTGCGAAAGCCGGATTTGCGGGTGGGGTACAGTGCGCGCCATACCAAATACCTTGCGATAGTCAGTCTCGATGCTCTGCCTGTCGATCTTCGCGGTGCGTACGCGGGCGTGCAGCTGGCAGATGGAATCAAGATCAGGAGCGGATTGGGGCGGAGTTGTGGCATGCCAGCACGGACACATAGACAAGTACAATTAAAcacaacaattacaatatGGCGGCAGTGGTGGGAACAGAAGGTGATGGCTACAGAAGGCATAGCTACCAATGGTTGACCCTTTTCCCATCACTGCCAAGAGGATGATAGCGTTTACAGGATAGAACAGATCATGCAGAACATATTGCCAAAGCGtaaatggatggatggagtATGCAACAAAGAGTGGTAAACGGGGACCGACTAGCTACGCAAACAGGGATGGGGGTCAGGCATGAGGGATGAGTGGTTAGCCGGGATCCCTTTAAGAGGAGACCGCGGAGCtggcggtgcggtgcggtgtcGCTACCTTCTGATAGACGGAATACAATGACGGCAGGACATGATAGTTCCATGTTTGTGCACcatttttgctgctgctatGGCTACTTTGCTCGTTATTGGTGGTGTCGGatgtggcggcggtggctgtggctgtggcggTGACAGTGTTGATGAGGTTGCCCCGCCTGCTACTGGAGTCACTGGCTCTCTGGTGGTCAGATGTGTCGCCCACATAGACTTTGGATGGCGGTGGTGATTGCGCAGATGATGAGGAGGAGTAAGAGGACGACACAGCTAATTGCACAGAGTTTCTATTGTTATTCCTATTGTATCCTAATAGACTGTTTGTCGAGATCAGCGAGGAAGCATAGGATTTCTTGTTAGTCTGCGTGCCAGAATTCGGAATAGAACAGATACAAATGGTAAATTACAATAGTCAGATGGTGAGCTTAAacacaagtgtgtgtgtgagtgggccTATGATCGAATGGCCAGTGCCCATTAAGGCAACTCCTTGCCTTCTGGCTGGCCATCCGAGTCCCGACAATGGATGGCTTGGATGCGCTTTGAATGAATGTGTTCTGTAGCAACGGAAGCTTGAAGGATATACATAGAAGGGCTCGAGGCGCTCTCTGCGATTCGCAGCCAGTGGTCTAGCACTTATGGGTACCGGACCACGCTGCTCCGGTTCTCACCTTGCTGTGGTACGTGTAGTAGTTGAAGGTCTTCAGATAGGTGCCCAGGGACAGCACGTTGCACTGGGGGCACAAGTCTTTGGTGCGCTGCTGCATCATGGCCAGCAGGTATAGGAAGTCCTCGGCCACGTAGTGATCCTCCTCGAGGAACAGTACCAGTCCTGTGGGGGCATTAAATGCTTTAGTTTGATATCCCATAATAACCCAGAGAGCACGTTGCTAACCTGTATGGTAGCGGGTCACCTCCAGCTCGTTGAACACCCGGTTGGCCTTCCAGATCCAGTGGTGCTTCGTCTGCGTGAACTTCGCCTCCCGATAGTGGCCATAGAGATCGGGGTACATCGCATTGTTGCAGTTGGTGATCAGAGCTCTGGAATTACAGATACTTATAGCAAAGTTCCGCAGATTGTTGACCAAAACGCACTGCTCCTTTTTGATGTTCCGCGGACAGTCGTTGGGATCCACGCCGGGATACTCGTTAGGATGCGTCTGAATGGAGTACGGGTAGAAGATCTGCATCACCTTGCAGAAGTCGATCTGCTGCACCAGGTCGTTGATGTCGTCGTCGTAGTAGTCGTGCGAGAACACCAGCAGCACCTTGGAGATGTCCCGGGCCTGCGCCAGACTAACGATCAGGTGGCGCAGGTAGGTGATCCTCGTGTGCACCTGGACCACGATTATCACAGAGTCGTTCTGCAGCGGTCCAAAGACGTCCTCGTTGAGCACCATCTGCATGTCGTTGTACCTCACGATCTGCCGCTTGATCTCCGTGATATTCGGAGGATGGTACACGTCGAAGCTGATGGTGCTGGCAGTGGCAGCTCCCGGACTACTGGCGTTCAGGAGCAGGGCTAGGGCGTATTGAATCCAGATTAGCACCTCACTACCTTGGCTATCTCGGCGATGGCTTACCCGCGCCTGTGAGGGCTCCTGCTCCCGAGGCGGTGTGATTGCGGGAGTGGGGCGTCAGATACTTGTGCAGGGTGGCGGGCACCATGGCCAGGATGGCGTCGTCCGAGTCGTTGGTCACCGCGTCGCCCAGCACATTGTCCCGCGAGTCCACTGGACCAGGATTGGATCAGGGCTGATTAGCTGGGGATGCGGAATACTGGCATACTGGCAATACTTACGATAGTTGAAGTTGTTGTACTGGAGCAGGCCAAAGATGCCCAGGGCCAGCAGGAACAGACTCCGCATGTAGAAGTTGTTGCGCTTGCGACCCATTGCTCCGGTATTGGGCAGTGGGATCAGGATGCGACCTGTTCaacggcaaacagcaaacggaTTTAGCAAGGCTGACTTTTCTATGCGGCGATCTCGTTTCAATTACCCCTCATTTTCGACATCGCGTCGCTCCTCGCTGCCGGAATCGAGTAACTGCTGGCTTTTCACTGGTGGAGCACCTTCATCTCGCCATCTGGAAGTAGTGGCCACAATTATTGCGAGAGTCCCAATCACCAGTCTCTGATGAGCACAGTGGTTACTTGCTTAGGCACTCATTTAAAAGATGCCAAACTTATCACATAATTGGATTAAGAATAGACAATTGATTTCAACAATAGCTTCACTTTCGAAAGCCCCAAAAAGTGATAACCTTTTATACAGCAACATAGCATACTAGAACTTTTTCCCCGTCTGTCAAAGGAACCAACTTCATCTGGAAGTGAGGCTACATTTCAGGAAAGTGTAAGCTAGAACATCGCTGTGTATCGGCTGGTTTCTAATGAGATCAGGTTCTCCAGGGCGCACCCGCACAATGGAACTCGGCATGGGAATGCTAAtcagctgagtaacgagtaGGGATCCGTGCTTGGCCACTGAGTACTGGGCACTTGGCTCTGGGCACTGGGCACTTGAGTTTAATTAGCGGCGGAGGCTCAGAGCTCGCCAGATGAACGACGCTGGGTGATGGGTGGGTGGATGGGGCGGTGCGGTGCGGAGGAGCACATGGTCGCCGCATGGAGAGAGAGCCTGCCTGCCGAGTGGGCGGACCGCGTCTGAAATCTCAATTCTGAAATCACAAATCCGCGGCCTCGCGTCAATTGGCGTAAAAATAGATTCGGCGGCGGGCGGCTCAGCGAAATTTCACAAGTGGAACGCTTTTGCCTCGAGGAAGCGCAATTTGCGTGGCGGAATCGGGAAAGAACTAGATAATACCCGCCACTAGCATCTAGTGACTAGAATCATGCAACATCATATGTAGATACGCATGTATCTGCTGCGGATTCTCGGGGGCGTTTTTCGATGCAAACGCGATGACCCATTTGGAGCTATGCTACAATCTTTGGAAGGGAATCCAGCAGTAGTTATGGAGCTGATTGCGTCATTACTCATGCGTGGTGAtgatttctcgctgtgtagcATCGCTGCCGCAAACATCTAAACAATATAAAAGTACACTTTCATACCTTCATAAGTGCTTTCGTATGTACACAACGTATTCTGAAGAGAATAATGAAATTAGCTAATATCAGCCCTGTGGTTCAAGGTCGAAACTAAATAGTAAGCTATATGTATAGACATAAAAATTCACATAAGGCTCGAGACTTGTATTTGGAAATGAGGCACCGCAGAGCCTTGCAAATAATGTGTAGTTTTTACGGCTTTTCCGCGAAACTTAGCTAGTTTACTTTGGAGTCACGTTGTCGCCAGTTGAAAGCAGTTTCGATTCACAACTGGGCATCGGACATCTCGGAACCAAGTCACATGGGTGGTTCTCCAGGCGCCCAGCTAACTAAcgtgtatatgtatactcTATATAGCTTGAGTTTGCTACTGCG is a window encoding:
- the LOC122619946 gene encoding alpha-1,6-mannosyl-glycoprotein 2-beta-N-acetylglucosaminyltransferase isoform X1; the encoded protein is MSKMRGRILIPLPNTGAMGRKRNNFYMRSLFLLALGIFGLLQYNNFNYLDSRDNVLGDAVTNDSDDAILAMVPATLHKYLTPHSRNHTASGAGALTGAALLLNASSPGAATASTISFDVYHPPNITEIKRQIVRYNDMQMVLNEDVFGPLQNDSVIIVVQVHTRITYLRHLIVSLAQARDISKVLLVFSHDYYDDDINDLVQQIDFCKVMQIFYPYSIQTHPNEYPGVDPNDCPRNIKKEQALITNCNNAMYPDLYGHYREAKFTQTKHHWIWKANRVFNELEVTRYHTGLVLFLEEDHYVAEDFLYLLAMMQQRTKDLCPQCNVLSLGTYLKTFNYYTYHSKVEVMPWVSSKHNMGFAFNRTTWSNIRKCARHFCTYDDYNWDWSLQHVSQQCLRRKLHAMIVKGPRVFHIGECGVHHKNKNCESNQVISKVQHVLRIARNSHQLFPRSLTLTVPSLMKKSKLRKGNGGWGDLRDHELCLNMTLATR
- the LOC122619946 gene encoding alpha-1,6-mannosyl-glycoprotein 2-beta-N-acetylglucosaminyltransferase isoform X2; translation: MSKMRGRILIPLPNTGAMGRKRNNFYMRSLFLLALGIFGLLQYNNFNYLDSRDNVLGDAVTNDSDDAILAMVPATLHKYLTPHSRNHTASGAGALTGAALLLNASSPGAATASTISFDVYHPPNITEIKRQIVRYNDMQMVLNEDVFGPLQNDSVIIVVQVHTRITYLRHLIVSLAQARDISKVLLVFSHDYYDDDINDLVQQIDFCKVMQIFYPYSIQTHPNEYPGVDPNDCPRNIKKEQALITNCNNAMYPDLYGHYREAKFTQTKHHWIWKANRVFNELEVTRYHTGLVLFLEEDHYVAEDFLYLLAMMQQRTKDLCPQCNVLSLGTYLKTFNYYTYHSKTNKKSYASSLISTNSLLGYNRNNNRNSVQLAVSSSYSSSSSAQSPPPSKVYVGDTSDHQRASDSSSRRGNLINTVTATATATAATSDTTNNEQSSHSSSKNGAQTWNYHVLPSLYSVYQKVEVMPWVSSKHNMGFAFNRTTWSNIRKCARHFCTYDDYNWDWSLQHVSQQCLRRKLHAMIVKGPRVFHIGECGVHHKNKNCESNQVISKVQHVLRIARNSHQLFPRSLTLTVPSLMKKSKLRKGNGGWGDLRDHELCLNMTLATR